GGACAGTTTAATTGAAAATGTAGAACAATGCATTGGCATCGCACATCTATCAAATCAATTATGTTTTGTCAGTCTTTGTTGGCTTTTTTTCGAATAGAGACTGCGGAAGTGTGTGCGGAAAGTCTGAGGTTTGAGACAGGAAGCCTGCTGAGTTCTGATAACGACACCTGACAAGCGCCCAGCACTTTGCTATAAATTATTATTCCTTAAAGAACTAAATCAGGCATGGAAAAGCTACAAACACGTAACAGAGGAATTGTTGCAATGCCTCTCTGCTCTGTTATAAAGGGGATGTATCATTGCGTAAAGTCGACAAGTTGAATCAACACAATTTTAGCTAACAgaattaacaataaaaaaaaaaacaacaaccctgACTGACTTTCAAATGCGTCACATTCAAATTATTCGCCAAATCGAACAAACTAAGACGTTAAATTGGAATATTTGCGATGTTACAATCTTTGAAACAACAAGTTTAATTTTACactttatatagcgcttttttcCACTCTTGTTTGAAGACCACGTCCATTTAAAACGAAATATAGCTTCGATGTTTCGATGCAGACGAAAATACGATGATAAAAATAGTCTGAAAACAACTAGTAAACAATAACCTATTGACGACAGTAGGCTAATTATTTAGgcctaaatattttaaaatgaattccaATACGGCGGATAATGCCGGCATGGGATTTTAGCGATGTTAGCGtgatttcatgattttttttatttttattttttttatgtttatgaatATAGGCTAGATTAAGCTTACCTCCTAAATTATCGattttctaaaataataatCCAAGATTGTGGTAGTTAGTGTTTTAAACTTCACATCATTATGTAGCTTGGCTATACTCGATAGTTTTCGTAACGAATAAAACACTTTAAGTcaagtaatttattaataataacacaAGCTGTTGCTTGCCACCATTCTCTGCCATACTGTCACCATCCCAATGAAATCGAAAGAAATTCAGTCTATGCAGTTTATCACAGTTAATATACATGAATATATGTTCTTGTCGAGCTGTCATGAACAATTTAACGAGCTGAAAGTATACAAAATAACAATAGCAGACGCTATTCGATTCGTGATTTTAAAGTATCCACAGTGTACCTTGTTGTTGGCGCCATAAAGCCACCTGCCTCGAGAGCGCCCCGCCATAATTGTGCCATATGTGAAATTCGGTATATTGTTTTCCAGTTTGCATTTGCTTGAGTTTTCGTCGTTCTTTAGATGGTATACTTGAAAAAGAAGTTAGCTACATGTACCTAACCGCCTTGGAAAGATCATTAAATATGCCATTTTGCATAGTAGAACGTaactgttaaaaaataaaaacgaatGGAATAACAAATTTGTGCATACCCTCTCGCGCGCGCTCTGGACACCATTTCGTTTTTTATCTGAGTCTAAATGTTGTAGCGGTTTCTTGTGTTATTAAAGAGCCGACATTCAACCACGAACGGGAAGGAAGAGGAAATTTTGTACAAGAAGGAAAGAGTGGGGACCTGCATCACCGCCTTGCCTCTCTCACCAGTAGTCGCGCTAACCGTGTGGGTGGTTGCGCACTCGCTACTCATTTTCAGAACAGACAATAAACCAGATCAAACGCCTACCTTAATAGTACAGTCCATTGCAGATTTCGGTGGAGTTCATGAAGAAAATACTTTTGTAAACTTAAGCTAAATAAACGTAGGTACTTTGATAACCCAGCTGAAACGCATCGACTTGTGTGCACAGGCGCATTTAGTCATCAGCGCAAACCATACTATTTTCGCTTAGACCATAACCGGATGGCAacggtttttttctttttgagctCTCCTTTCTAAAATTGGGAAGTGAAGTCACACAAAAGCATCTAGCTCTGTTCCTTATTGGTGAACTCTCATTGCACTAACTTCTCAGAATATTTGTTAAACCCAAACACCCTGTTTAAActtcactgattataatgaGATTTTAAAATCACTTATTTACTTATTCGTCTgacattttaacattgataGAATCATTTTGCCATCTTTATTTGCGGTGAAAATCTATTAAACGAAGAATAGCAACTCTAAAGTTGATTTATAGCTATATTTGAATTGTAGCCTATAGCATTTTTACCTGAATCATTGTTTTTACGTACAATATATATTGCACATGATAGGCTATATCTTGCCATTTTTCATTGCTATTTGATTGATCAGCAATAAGAACATAGTCTGTCTTAAAAGGCTATTTATTGCCCACTGTACATGagctttatttgtgttatttacgctattaataaatatgtttttacttccccccccccccccccatataCCAAGTTTACTCTACAGGAAATCGCAACTTAAGTTAGAATTCTCAAACCGCAAACCAGTGATATGAAACGCCATATCAGTATCATGAATCAACAGCTGCATAAATGTTCGCCAAAACTCTCACAAATGAAAAAATCCGTTGCGTTATGGACATATAGATTGTGTACGCCTTCATAAAAGCAGAAATCGTTTAGTCCTTAAACGCTGCTTAGCTAATAGTTGAATGTTTTAAACTTAATTATTCTGGAAAAGTAACAACATTAAGAGACGTAAACTTTTGTTGTATATAAAAACATCGTGAATTTAGAGACGTATAGCAAGGGCGTGCGCGTGTGGAGGTGCCATGGGAATTTGACACTGATTGTATCCTCTTCAGTGAGCGAGCTCCTTCAATCACGACTCAGCCCTTGCACGATTTGGCAACTTACTTTTCCAGATGTATTTTTTCTGCACGCCGGAGGAAAATGGCCTGAGGTGTTTGTTTATACAAGACCCTTGGGTTGGTCTTATCTGTCCAAAGCACTCACGCCGTGATTTCAGGCCTCCTCGACTCGGAATTTTACAGACCATTGTTCTCTTGAATGGCTTTTAAAGATACGAACGCCTCATTAAAGTCAAAGTTGCTGGTTCTGATTGATCTTATTTCTAACTTCCAGTTAGAACATTTCTCCTCTTGCAACTTTATAATAATGCATTTAGATGGGTTTGGTGATAGTAGACCcacaaattaacattaattgtTCTAGTCTCAGCTAGGCctttatacagtcaaaccaaaaattattcagacactagatagcctttttttttttttttttttttactagtgggtgtaGGACACGatagttcatttatgtgagtgaggatagcaaaataaagtaaactgtgacatattatacccaaaaattcttcatacagtagactaccagtaaaattagcctaataaaaatttggaaacaaaaaaaattattcagacacttttacctgaccatgttttgcttaagtgttatctgacattatcaagattatttttctctgacagtttaactctgagatattgtcatattttgttaccatttttttttaaactatagcgAATAAACTGTGTTAAATGttggtgtctgaataaattttggtttgtatTGTCACTTTGATGCCAAATATTAGGTTATATATTTCCAATAAAAATCGACTGAATGCAATTGAAATGTAGCCTATAATTTATATTCTTACATATTTCGTATCCTAAATCCCAACTTAAAACAAGTAACATGCAAAACAAAACGAAAAGGTTGCTGTTGTAATCTACATTCCTATTCAGGCCTGCCAAATCATTATAATAGTAGGCCTAGgctaattgttgttattattagtaCTAGCCGTAGATTTTAGTAGCCTACTATGGAGCTAATTCATGGTAGACGccattttaaaattttcatgAATGAAAGCTGAATGTAGATGATCCAGTCACATTTTGACCACATTTTCCACAGTTTCTTCAATATTGTTTCCTGAGTTTCTTGTCACCAGGATATTGTTTTAGATTTTCAATGTTTCGTCAAGGTGATTGATCAACATTAAGGCCTATTCAGAGCAGTAGGCCCAATTAAACGGAATGTAATTTAATTCTCGAAACCGTAGTATGTAATCTACCCTTAATATATCGTAACATTTCTTCAGTCTTTTAATCTTACATCGAGTCAAATCGAAATTTTTACGTCAAACGGTCTtgtatttggaaaaaaataaatgtgaagggacatgtcagtcaaacctgTCTAGTGATGTTTTTTCTACTCCCCATAGACACCTTTTCTATGAATGGAAGGGGTAACAAATCTGTGGTCGTGACTCCTGTCTGACGTCACTATTAGTAAAAGGAGGGAACCGCAGTCACGACGCATTCCTTCACAAGACGCGCGGACACGCCCCGTCGCGCACGGCCTCTTTATAACGGTCCTGGGTGAAGCACCAACAGTCAACAGGATTGTAAAGCAGCGCTTGAGGCTGTAGAAAATCCTTAATATCTGGAATAAGGACTCTGTGAGAACTTTAAGGTAAGGTTTTCTATTCTTCTGTCAATTGTAATCTGAGATTCTTAATCTGTATTATCAGTGTTTGAATCACTGACTGGgattaaaaatgctgttttacaCCCACtgatatgtttaataaattatactAAAGGATTTGAGAATAAGAGTTTTTTTAATGGACCAAACAAAACTAACCCAATGAAGCAAATATACATTCTATGTTGAGattaaatatctaaattatGCTGTTTTTCTTCAGATATGGAAATGTATCAAGCTGGATTTTACACAGAAGACTTCAGAACTCAGGAGGTTCCTGGTGGTTTTGACTTCAGCTCATATGGTAAAATCTTAATTCAACACATTTTTCTTCATACAGTGTTTAAATATCTCTTGAAATCTCCTGTTATCTCTCTCAATACATAAATGCCCATATTTTCAGTTATCACATTCAGTTTGCCCTCAAGGGAAAAATCTGTCAGATTTTGTGGGATTTAGTATTTCTCCAGCTTTGTTTCCTGAATGTCCGTGCAAAACATTTCCGTTGTCCTTGAGCTCCAAAGCCAGAATTGCAACACCCCTGTCAAAACCCTAAAAATTAGACCTTGACATCTTGTTTGTGTGCACTAATTCAAAGCTCATCAGGAAAAGGGGATGTCAGGCTATGCATGCTCTGAGATTTAGGAATGTCCAAACCAGGGATGTAGAAAAAAAAGGGGTGGTTGGGTTAAAGATACACCCGTTTTTTTTCTGCTCCCTCCCTTTCTTCCTAATCCTTTCCTCCAGACTTCCTCCTCAAACAGATTTAGCACCCCCTCTCCTACACCCTACTTCATCACTCTGTCACAGCCCCTTTTATTCCTAGCACAATTCAGACTAGGTGTGGAAAACTTAATGGGAGCTTTCATACATTGATCCATTGTTAATTCTAGAATACAGCATTTCTCCTGGCTCTCATTCATTTCACATCTTTGATAATGTACCTCCAGACTGCAGTGGTGAAGACCTGTCCTTTTTATTAGACAGCAAAGGACCTCCCCAACAGCAGTATCCAGAAACCTATTCAGAGCCCCAGAAGGAGCATTTGCACAGTGCTAAAGGTAAACATCTCATGATGCACAGATTCCTGGCCATTAATATCATAATGcaaacaatacaaatatttatgTGATGTGTTTTTACTGAATAGGACATACTCTTGTAGACTCTGGACTGTTTAATCTGGACTCCTTCCCTGAGTTTAGCTGCTGGGCATCATACACTAATAGTAAgtatcaaatatatatttacatttgcaaTGTACAAACTCTTCTTTTAAGTGGCCTGGCCTCATACAATGTAATTTTTCCATAGTTCCAGAAGGAATGGTAGCAGACAGGCAGCAGGTTGCCTTTCAGGAATCTACTCAAACCTACCAGAACCTCGTCCCTCTATGCACTCCAGCACAAAGTAGCCCATTCAGCCCAGGGATGGACACCAGCAGCCATTACCAACCTGGGAAAGGTCCGAGTCACAGAGGAGCAACCGGTACTGGAAATCTGGACCATTTGGGTAGGCATTTTAGGGAtacatattgtttaaaatatattcatgcaTTATCAGCAAtaccatgtgtgtgtgtgtgtgtatggtatgtatgtgtgtatgtctatatatatatatatatatatatatatatatatatatatatatatagacatacacacatatgtatatatgagagagagagagataacacataactatatacacaaatatatatgcGCTTATGttttaactatatatatatatatatatatatatatatatatatatatatatatatatatatacacacattaatACATATTATCAATGACAGTCAAGTATCAACATATGATTAATTATATATGcatgaaatatatattataaatgcatataatactacacacatataatatacatgcttatttttttattaactatatacacacATTAATAACTATTATCGATGACATTCAAGCATTCAAATGTCAACATATGATTAATTATATATGCTTTAAAGATATAAcataaatgcatatatatatatatatatatatatatatatatatatatatatatatatatatatatatatatatatatataatatataatatataatataatattgtcaTTGAAATTTTAACTGATGTTTTTCTTGTGTAGGTGATACAGAGAGACCATATGCCTTGTATGATGCAGAGCAGCAAAGCAGACCTTCATACTGGTCCGACTACCCCTCACCCAGTTACTGCACTTCCATGCTTGGGCAGCAGACATCCTCTTCATCACCTCCAGTTACTCAATCCTCTGAGCTGTTCTGCCCCCGTGTGGCCAAAAGGCGTAGCGCACCAGCTCAAAGATCAGACAGGGAGGGTGAAATGACACCAATGTCCGCCTACCCAGGTGAGCAATTTTTACAGAGGTTTTTATAggataaatattttacataacaGAAAATGAGAATCATTTGGCTTTGTCAATATATATGactttgtactgtttttttcttcatcaGGATCTGGGCCTATACAGCTTTGGCAGTTTCTGCTGGAACTTCTGCTGGATTCTGCTTGCCACACTTTCATTAGCTGGACTGGGGATGGCTGGGAGTTTAAAATGTCAGATCCTGCAGAGGTAAGATTTGTACCTCGACCAAAACACAACACATAGGCCCAGTTTCgcagacagggtttagattaagccaggattaggccttagtatgaacatgcttttgaaaaaaacattactggtgtgcatcttgaggcAAAGCAACGGCGTTCAGTTGCATTCAGTTAATACAGCTCAAACTTGCATTTTAGTCTGGTACTAGGCTTAAGccatgtctgtgaaaccaggggataGAGTCTCAAAACATCTTGACAATGTAAGCAAAATGGCATTTGTTATCTATACATCTGGTATTTTCACATTCTCTAAGCTTAAGATCTCCCTTGTATCCTTCAGGTGGCGAAGCGGTGGGGCCAGTGTAAGAACAAGCCCAAAATGAACTACGAAAAGCTAAGTCGTGGTCTGCGTTACTACTACCACAAAAACATCATTCACAAAACAGCAGGGAAACGTTACGTCTACCGCTTTGTCTGTGACGTGCAAGGAATGCTTGGAAAAACGGCTCACGAGGTCTTTGCAAGTCTAAACATCTCACCACCAAATGCAGCATCTCCACAGTCTGTGAGCACAACCAGACCGGAGGAAAACACAGAGTCCTGGGCACATTAGAGGAGAACATTTTCAAATGCCTGTAATGATTGAAAAGAACAGTAAAACCATGCGCTGGAAAAGTAATGACAAAGAAATGACTGACTGTTCCGTTCAAAGATTAAACTGATTTGGGTGAATGAGTGACAACAGATCTGAAATCAGCCATCAAATGCAGTAAGGTGCCTTTAGAAAACATTGTTAGCTACCTCTTATGACGTTGGAACACTAAtcttgtaaatgttttttttttttttttttcttaagttgATGTTTTGACATCAGATTGTGAATtcttgtaaataaatgtaatgttacAGTAGACTTCTTTTCACAAAATGTTGTTActctgtttaatttatttagaatGTACAGTTATTACAGGTgagttaaatgttttaatttgccACCTTAAGGACCGACAAAAAAATTTATGGTGAGATTTTTTCTAAAAGGCACATGTTTAGGTGCCGATTTATGTTTCTACCGGTGGGAGGCATGTggccactgtatatttgagaaCGCGCGCACACTTTTGTGCGAGAGTGTGCCTGCGAGCGGAAAGATTCGTGCTCGGGCATTATGCGCGCTctcaacatttattaaaacaacGCCATAGAAACAGCCTCAAATGAGCTATAAAAAGAGAAGAAAGTCGTGTCTGAAACCTGCAATCATATCATAAATCATCAAATcatattattgtttaaaatgaatggagaatatctcgtgttTTTCCATGGGTGTTCGAGCCACCGGCGCCTATGCAATGTCACCTATAGGTGGGGTATGAATTGCTCAATAAACAGACAAAAGTGAAACAAACCTTCAGAAGACACAGTGCGTTCACAGGAGGCGTGT
The sequence above is drawn from the Megalobrama amblycephala isolate DHTTF-2021 linkage group LG13, ASM1881202v1, whole genome shotgun sequence genome and encodes:
- the LOC125242859 gene encoding ETS1-related protein isoform X1 yields the protein MEMYQAGFYTEDFRTQEVPGGFDFSSYDCSGEDLSFLLDSKGPPQQQYPETYSEPQKEHLHSAKGHTLVDSGLFNLDSFPEFSCWASYTNIPEGMVADRQQVAFQESTQTYQNLVPLCTPAQSSPFSPGMDTSSHYQPGKGPSHRGATGTGNLDHLGDTERPYALYDAEQQSRPSYWSDYPSPSYCTSMLGQQTSSSSPPVTQSSELFCPRVAKRRSAPAQRSDREGEMTPMSAYPGSGPIQLWQFLLELLLDSACHTFISWTGDGWEFKMSDPAEVAKRWGQCKNKPKMNYEKLSRGLRYYYHKNIIHKTAGKRYVYRFVCDVQGMLGKTAHEVFASLNISPPNAASPQSVSTTRPEENTESWAH
- the LOC125242859 gene encoding ETS1-related protein isoform X2; translated protein: MEMYQAGFYTEDFRTQEVPGGFDFSSYDSKGPPQQQYPETYSEPQKEHLHSAKGHTLVDSGLFNLDSFPEFSCWASYTNIPEGMVADRQQVAFQESTQTYQNLVPLCTPAQSSPFSPGMDTSSHYQPGKGPSHRGATGTGNLDHLGDTERPYALYDAEQQSRPSYWSDYPSPSYCTSMLGQQTSSSSPPVTQSSELFCPRVAKRRSAPAQRSDREGEMTPMSAYPGSGPIQLWQFLLELLLDSACHTFISWTGDGWEFKMSDPAEVAKRWGQCKNKPKMNYEKLSRGLRYYYHKNIIHKTAGKRYVYRFVCDVQGMLGKTAHEVFASLNISPPNAASPQSVSTTRPEENTESWAH